A portion of the Apteryx mantelli isolate bAptMan1 unplaced genomic scaffold, bAptMan1.hap1 HAP1_SCAFFOLD_40, whole genome shotgun sequence genome contains these proteins:
- the LOC136996432 gene encoding olfactory receptor 12D1-like → MGNQTEVRKFILLGLSNVQGLQKFLFMLFLLLYLFSLLGNMAIMIVVVCEPRLHTPMYFFLFNLSCLDIFYSTVTVPKMLAGLLLGHQGISYTGCLSQLHFFHFLGSSEALLLAVMAYDRYVAICNPLRYTLIMSPQACLLLAVGTWTTGFLHALMHTVMTSRLHFCGPNHIQHFFCDIKPVVRLACNSSQLNLGLLSIITGSIVIGPFVFTLLSYLYIFSFLQLKVQSKEGRRKSFSTCISHLTVVALLYVPVIFNYVPPSSGSSPRRDMISTLMYNVVTSVLNPLIYTLRNVEVKRALKRRLFSREFLAQKMFCLAACVW, encoded by the coding sequence ATGGgtaaccagacagaggtgaggaagttcatcctccttggcctgagcaatgttcaagggctacagaaattcctcttcatgctgttcttactgctgtaCCTGTTTAGcctgctggggaatatggcaatcatgattgTGGTGGTATGTGAACCCcggctacacacccccatgtactttttcctcttcaacctctcctgcCTAGATATTTTCTACTCCACAGTTACCGTGCCCAAAATGCTGGCTGGGCTCCTCTTGGGGCACcagggcatttcttacactggctgcctaagccagctccacttcttcCACTTCCTGGGCAGCAGTGAAgctttgcttctggctgtcatggcctatgaccgttatgtggccatctgcaaccccctgcgctacaccctgatcatgagcccacaggcctgcctgctgctggctgtaggcacttggactactggcttccttcatgctctgatgcacacagtcatgacctcccggctccatttctgtggccccaaccacatccaaCACTTTTTCTGTGACATCAAGCCTGTGGTGAGACTGGCCTGCAAtagcagccagctcaacctgGGCCTTCTCAGCATCATCACAGGGAGTATTGTGATAGGCCCCTTTGTCTTCACACTCTTGTCTtacctatacattttttccttcctccaactgaaagtccagtccaaggagggaaggaggaaatccttctccacttgcatctcccatctcacagtagtggcctTACTCTATGTCCCTGTcatttttaactatgtgccaccttcTTCAGGGAGTTCACCCAGGCGGGACATGATATCCACGCTTATGTATAATGTTGTCACATCCgtcctcaatcctttgatctacaccctgaggaatgtggaggtgaagcgtgccctaaagagaagacttttctccagagagtttctagcacagaaaatgttctgccttgcagcttgtgtgtggtag